The following are encoded in a window of Sphaerisporangium siamense genomic DNA:
- a CDS encoding alpha/beta hydrolase family protein: protein MPRAFMTSISVAAGLGLATALATPLTTASAAATTGTPEIATITGTSGSSGTSGTVGRPGTSGTSGSSGTSDTSDTSGTSGSTGTFNAAGEGPVRLVLPAPSVRRSIGTVALRLVDRSRRDPLVTSRPYRELMVSLWYPAAHPSARFPLAPHMAPRAAADWDVHSAPGLEIPPGTVNWAATRTHARLGAPVDRRAGALPVVLFASGDGGPRSLGTVLVEELAARGYLVVTVDHTFEADQVEFPGGRVERAAPLPGKLTPKAIDKLLRKHARVRLADMRFVLDRLADLGRGRGPDASPLPAGLTGAPDLSRVGMVGQSLGGSVAAQLAHDDRRVDAAVNLDGSYVGPVARTGVSKPFLALAAGAHTRRSDPTWRSFWTASRGWKRELRFAGAGHGSFTDLQVILPQLAAKSGKIPSGDLIGTIAPARSVAAQRAYVTAFFELHLKGRSTPLFTGPTPRHPDVKIIP, encoded by the coding sequence ATGCCAAGAGCCTTCATGACGTCCATCTCGGTCGCCGCCGGACTGGGGCTGGCCACCGCCCTGGCGACTCCCCTCACCACCGCTTCGGCCGCCGCGACCACGGGCACGCCGGAAATCGCCACCATCACCGGCACGTCCGGCAGCTCGGGCACGTCGGGCACCGTCGGCAGGCCGGGCACGTCCGGCACGTCTGGTTCGTCAGGCACTTCCGACACTTCCGACACGTCAGGCACGTCGGGCTCGACCGGCACGTTCAACGCGGCGGGGGAGGGGCCGGTCAGGTTGGTCTTGCCCGCGCCGAGTGTGCGGCGGTCGATCGGGACGGTGGCGCTGCGTCTGGTGGATCGGTCGCGGCGGGACCCCTTGGTGACGTCACGGCCCTACCGCGAGCTCATGGTGAGCCTCTGGTACCCGGCCGCCCACCCCTCCGCCCGCTTTCCCCTGGCGCCGCACATGGCGCCTCGGGCCGCGGCCGACTGGGACGTTCACTCCGCGCCGGGACTGGAGATACCGCCGGGCACGGTGAACTGGGCCGCGACCAGGACCCACGCCCGCCTGGGCGCGCCGGTCGACCGGCGGGCGGGGGCGCTGCCGGTGGTGCTGTTCGCCTCAGGGGACGGCGGCCCGCGCAGCCTCGGCACCGTCCTGGTCGAGGAACTGGCCGCCCGGGGATACCTGGTGGTGACGGTGGACCACACCTTCGAGGCCGACCAGGTCGAATTCCCCGGCGGGCGCGTCGAACGGGCCGCGCCTCTCCCCGGCAAGCTCACCCCGAAGGCGATCGACAAGCTTCTGAGGAAGCACGCACGGGTGCGCCTGGCGGACATGCGGTTCGTGCTCGACCGGCTCGCCGACCTCGGCCGGGGACGCGGCCCCGACGCGTCTCCGCTGCCCGCCGGGCTGACCGGCGCGCCGGACCTGTCCCGCGTAGGAATGGTCGGGCAGTCTCTGGGCGGGTCGGTGGCCGCGCAGCTCGCCCACGACGACCGCCGGGTGGACGCGGCGGTGAACCTCGACGGCAGCTACGTCGGCCCGGTCGCCCGCACCGGGGTGTCCAAGCCCTTCCTGGCCCTGGCGGCCGGCGCGCACACCCGGCGGTCCGACCCCACCTGGAGATCGTTCTGGACCGCCTCACGCGGCTGGAAGCGCGAGCTGCGGTTCGCGGGCGCCGGCCACGGTTCGTTCACCGACCTGCAGGTGATCCTGCCCCAGCTCGCCGCGAAGTCGGGGAAGATCCCCTCCGGCGACCTGATCGGGACGATCGCCCCGGCCCGCTCGGTGGCGGCCCAGCGCGCCTACGTCACCGCGTTCTTCGAGCTGCACCTGAAGGGACGATCGACGCCCCTGTTCACCGGCCCCACGCCGCGCCACCCCGACGTGAAAATCATTCCGTGA